Below is a genomic region from Lysobacter terrestris.
GACGATGCGGTCTTCCAGCGAGTGGAAGCTGATCACGGCGAGGCGGCCGCCCGGCTTGAGGCGGTCGAACGCGGCGTCCAGGCCGTCTTCGAGGTCGGCCAGCTCGCGGTTGATGAAGATGCGGATGGCCTGGAAGCTGCGCGTGGCCGGATGGATCTTCTGCTCGCCGCGCGGCATGACCGAGGCGATCAGGTCGGCCAGCTGCGCGGTGCGCAGCAGCGGCTGCTCGGCGCGGCGCGCGACGATCGTGCGGGCGATGCGGCGGCTCTGGCGTTCCTCGCCGTAGGTCCACAGCACGTCGGCGATCTCCTTCTCGGCAGCGTGCGCGAGCCACTGCGCGGCGCTCTCGCCGGACTCGGGGTCCATGCGCATGTCGAGCGGGCCGTCCTTACCGAAACTGAAGCCGCGTTCGGCGACATCGAGCTGCGGCGAGGACACGCCGAGGTCGAGCAGCACGCCGTCGAGGCCGCCCGCGGTGGCATCCCACTGCGCGAGCTGGGCGAAGCTGCCGCGGAAGATCGCGACGCGGGCGTCGGTGCCGAACTCGCGTTCGGCGACGGCGATCGCTTCGGGATCCTTGTCCATGACCAGCAGCCGGCCTCCGGGACCCAGTTGTTGCAGCACGCCGCGCGCATGGCCGCCGCGCCCGAACGTGCCGTCCAGATATGTTCCTTCCGCCGTGACCCGCAGCGCTTCCAGGCACTGCCGGTACATCACGGGAAGGTGGCCGGACGCCGCTTCGCGTCCGCTGCCACCCGCCGTCACAGCTGCAACCCGAGCAGCTCCTCGCTCAGATCGTCGTCAGACACCGTCTGACGGATCTGCGCGTGATGCGCCTGCTCGCTCCACAGCTCGAACTTGTCGCCCATGCCCAGCAGCACGGCCTTCTTCTCGATGGCGACCGCCGCGCGATGGCTGGCGGGAATGCTGATGCGGCCGTTGCCGTCGAGTTCGACGAACTCGGCGGCACCGACCAGCTTCAGCTGCATCGAGCGATTGACCTTCTTCGCCTTGGGCAGGGCGTTGACCTGATCGCGCACGCGCTCCCAAACCGACAGCGGGTACAGCCAGAGGGAACCGGATTCGAAGGGGTTGTAGGTGATGACCAGGCGGTTGCCGCATTCGCGCGCGACGAGTTCGCGGTAGGCGGTGGGCACCGCCAGCCGGCCCTTGTCGTCGATCGTGATGGCGGTTTCGCCTTGGAACATTCGCCTGCCTGCCACGTTTTCCGCCTCTACCGGGCGGCTTTGGGGTCACCTTCGTCGGAAAAACCACGAAAAACCCGGTTTTCCCTCTGATGCCCACCTTAGCACCGACCAATGGCTTGTCAACGCTTTTCTGAAGGCAATTTCACTTTGCGGATCAAAGGCTTGCAGCGAACTTCAGAGTCTTAATCAACAGTTGTTCCCTAAGCATTGTTTCGTCTCATTTTTTGAGACTCAAAGCTTGTCGCGTCGCTAGCGTCCAACTCTCCTTTGCCGGCAGCCCTGCCTTGCTGCGACGCAGCAATCACCCGCCAGCCGGCACCAAGCCCTCCCAGCTCGCCCGTTCTGGACCAAGGGACGCACGGAGCGAAGGAAGACCAGAGCGCCGCAGCGCGAACGCAACCACCCGCGAGGCGCTCACTGGGAAAAGCCCCCTTGGTAAGGGGGCCCGAAGTTTGCGCAGCAAACTTTGGGGCTTCATCTGGCGCATGCGCCAGATGAAGTGGCGGAGCCGGCCTGTAAGCCGGGTTCTGTCGTGGACAGTCATTCCTCTAGGCGCACCGTCGCCGATACGCTCAAGCAACCTACCCGGAGACACCGCGGGCCGCGGCATTGCCTCCCTATTTGGTCTTGCTCCCGGTGGGGTTTGCCGTGCCGGTCCGTTGCCGGACTCGCGGTGCGCTCTTACCGCACCATTTCACCCTTGCCACGCATTCCGAAGAACCGTTCGGCGGTATCTTTCTGTTGCACTTTCCGTCGACTCGCGCCGCCCAGGCGTTACCTGGCACCGTGCCCTGTGGAGCCCGGACTTTCCTCGGCATTCACAAGGAATGACGCGACTGTCCGGCCGACTCCGCCAAGGTCATTCTACTGCTTCGCAGTCGAATGACCCCAAAGTTTGCTGGCGCAAACTTCGGGCCCCGCTTCGCACTCCCGATCCCCGCCGCTATCGCGGCGCCCCCTTACCAAGGGGGCTATGACTTCGGTGTGTCACTCGCACGTTCCACTTTGGCTCTTATTCACCGCCGTACAGCGCCTTGCGCGGCGCCCCACTCAGTTCGGCCGCGAGCTTCGCCGCCTGCGACGGCTTGAGGTATTCGCTCAGCTTGGCGTACAGCCGCTGGCCTTCGGCGATCTTCGCGTCGGCATCCTCGCCGGCGCCCTCCACGATCACCACGAACTCGCCCTTGCGCTGGTCGGGATCGCCCGCCACCCGCGCCTGCAGGTCCGCCAGCGAGCCGTCGAGCACCGTTTCGAACAACTTGGTCAGTTCACGCGCGATCACCGCCCGCCGCGCGGCCCCGAACACCAGCGCCATGTCCGCCAAAGCCTCTTCGATGCGGTGCGCGGATTCGTAGAACAGCAGCGTGCGCGTCTCGCCCGCCACGCGCGACAGGCGCTCGCGGCGCCCAGAACCCTTGGCCGGCAGGAAGCCCTCGAACACGAAGCGGTCGCTGGGCAACCCGGCCACGCTCAACGCGGCGATCGCCGCGCACGCACCGGGCACCGGCGACACCCGCACGCCGGCCGCGCGCGCCGCGCCGACCAGGCGGTAGCCGGGATCGCTCACCAGCGGCGTGCCCGCGTCCGAGACCAGCGCCAGCGATTCGCCAGCCAGCAGCCGTGCCACCAGCTGCGCGGCCTGGGCGTCCTCGTTGTGCTGGTGCAGCGCGAGCAGCGGCCGCTCGAGCCCGAAATGGGACAGCAGCTGGCGCGTATGGCGGGTGTCCTCGGCGCAGACGGCCGCGACGCTGCGCAGCGTGTCGAGCGCGCGAGGGGAAAGGTCGCCGAGGTTGCCTATGGGCGTGGCGACGACGTGAAGGGTACCGGGAGCGTGCATCGTGAGGATCTGGACGGGACGGTTAGAATCCTACCCGGTCCCCCAGGAATGCCGCGCCGATGACCCTGTCGAAGTCCGTGCCCGCCCGCCCGCGCCCGCGCCCGCTGGCATGGTTGTTCGTCGCGATGCTCGTGTCGCTGCTCGCCGGCTGTGCATCGGTACAGACCAGCGGCACCCCGGCGGCGCGCGGGCCGCGCAGCGAAGCCATGGTCCAGGCCGAGGCGCTCGCCCAGCAGGCCGCGACGCAAGGCGGCGCGCAGCGGCTGCAGACCGAGAAGCAGATCGACACGCTGCTCGCCGCGCTGGACAACCCCACCCTGCAACGCGAAGCCGCGGCGCTGCCCGCCGGCCACGCGCTCTACAACTACGCCGGCCGCGCCCTGCTCCGCCGCGGCCTGCCGTTGCCGCGCCCGTTCGATCGCAGCGCGTGGAAGTTCGATGCCGGCAATCGTCCGCCGGCCGAAAGCGACGGCTACCGGCCGCCGGTGAAGCTGGCGGTGCTGCTGCCGCTGTCGGGCAACCTGGCCACGGCCGCCGCGCCGGTGCGCGATGGCCTGCTGACCGCGTACTACGGCGAGACCCGGCGCCGCCCGGACGTGAACTTCTACGACACCTCGACCGGCGCCAGCGCCGCGTACGACCGCGCCGTGGCCGAAGGCAACGATTTCGTCATCGGCCCGCTCGGCCGCGATGAAGTCGGCGCGCTGTTCAACCGCGGCGCCCTGCCGGTGCCCGTGCTCGCGCTCAATCGCGCGCAGGTGCCGCCGCCGGCCGGCAACGCGAGCTTCTCGCTGTCGCCGGAAGACGAGGGCCTGGCCGCCGCCGAATTCCTCCTCGACCGCAACGCGCGCCGCGTGCTCGTGATCGGCGCCGAGGACGACACCCAGCGCCGCGCCGTGGCCGCCCTGCGCGAACGCCTGGGCGAACGCGGCGGCGTGGTCACCGACGTCGTCGGCGAAGGCACCGCCGATTTCGCCCCGTTCGCGGCGAAGGACGGCGGCGTCGACGCCATCTTTTTCGCGGTGAAGGGCGGTTCGGCGCGCCAGCTGCTGCCGCGCATCGCCCTGGCAGGCCTGGGCGGCAAGCCGCGCGTGGCGACCTCGCAGCTGCTGTCGGGCACCGGCAAGCCGGAAGACGACCGCGTGCTCGACGGCATCGCCTTCCCCAGCGAAAGCTGGACCACCCGCGGCGTGCGCGGCCTGCCGTCCGCCGCCAGCGTCGCGGCGGTGCTGCCCAACGCCAAGGGCGGCGCGGCGCGCCTGTTCGCCTTCGGCTACGACGCCTGGCTGATCACCGCCCATCTGGAACACCTGGCGAATTCCGCCGACGGCATCGCCGGCGCCACCGGCGTGCTGCGCATCGACGGCTTCGGCAACGTGCAGCGCACGCCGGCGTGGTCGACCTTCAGCAACGGCATCGCGGTGCCGCTCGCCGACGCGGCGCGCCACTAGCCCGCCCCGCCACGGCTTATGGACAAGCCGGTTTTGGACAAGCCCGTTCCGAACAAACCAGGCCTGCAACGCCGCGCCCTCGGTGCGGCCGTCGAAGCCGCCGCCCGCGCGCACCTCACGCGCGCCGGATTGCAGGAAATCGCCGCGAATGCGAACTACCGCTTCGGCGAACTCGACCTGGTGATGCTCGAAGGCGTGGGCCCGGCGGCGACGCTGGTCTTCGTGGAGGTGCGCTACCGCCGCAACGACCGCTTCGGCGGCGGCGCGGCGTCGGTCGATGCCGGCAAGCGCCGCCGCATCGTGCACGCCGCGCAGGGCTTCCTCGCCGCGCATCCGCGCCTGGCGCAGCTCGCCTGTCGCTTCGATGTCATCGCCGCCGACGGCGATCCCGCCGCACCGCGCCTGCACTGGTTGCGCGATGCCTTCCGCGCCGACGATTGCTGATCGCGACGTACATGCGTGTGGTCCGCACGCGCCTCCTGCACACGCATAATCGGCGCATGCCGCTGCCCGCCGAATTGCACCGCGAACTCGCCGCCCTGCTCGGCGAGGGCAGCGGCTGGCTGACCGATCCCGGTGAACGCCTCGCCTACGCCTACGACAATTCGCGCCGCGAAGCCGTGCCGGACGCGGTCGCGCTGCCCGTCTCGCGCGCACAGGTGCAGGCGCTCGTACGCGCATGTTTCGCGCATCGCGTGCCGGTGGTCGCGCGCGGCCGCGGCACCAACACCACCGGCGCGTCAGTGCCCGTGCAGGGCGGCGTGGTGGTGTCGTTCGAACGCATGGACCGCATCGTCGAAGTGCGCCCGGGCGACCGCTGCGCGGTGGTCGAGCCGGGCGTGCTCAATGGCGACCTGCAGGCGGCGCTGCAAGCGCACGACCTGTTCTGGCCGCCGGACCCCACCAGCGCGGCCTTCAGCACGATCGGCGGCAACCTCGCCTGCAACGCCGGCGGCCCGCGCGCAGTGAAGTACGGCGCCAGCCGCGACAACGTGCTGGCGCTCGTCGCCGTCACCGGCACCGGCGAGCTGATCCACTGCGGCAGCGCCACCACCAAGGGCGCGACCGGCTACGACCTGCAGCGCCTGCTGGTCGGCAGCGAGGGCACCCTCGCGCTGATCGTCGAGGCGACGCTGCGGCTCACGCCATTGCCGCCGCAGCGCCGTGCCGTGCGTGCGCTGTACAGCGACGTCGCATCGGCGGCGCAGGCGGTCGCGCGGCTGATGGCGCAGCCGGTGACGCCGTCGATGCTGGAATTCATGGACGCCGACTGCGTGCGCCTGGCGCGCGACGTCGGCGGCGCCGACCTGCCGCCGGATGCGGGCGCGCTGCTGATGATCGAAGCCGACGGCGACGCACAGACCCTGCCGCACGCGGTCGAGGCGCTGCTGCGCGCGGCCGGCGGCGACGGCCTGGTCGCGCTCGACGATGCCGCCGACGACGCTGCGCGCGAGCAACTCTGGGCCGCGCGCAAGGCGCTGTCGCCCGCGCTGCGCACGCTCGCCCCGGGCAAGATCAACGAAGACGTGGTCGTGCCGGTGTCGCGGATCCCGCAACTGGTCGACGGCGTGCGCGCGCTGGCGCAGGAGTTCGCGCTGCCGATCGTCAGCTTCGGCCACGCCGGCAACGGCAACCTGCACGTGAACATCCTGTTCGACCCGGCCGATGCCGCGCAGGCCGAACGCGCCCACGCCGCGCTCGCCCGCGTGTTCGCATTGACGCTGCAACTCGGCGGCACGCTTTCGGGCGAGCACGGCATCGGCCTGGCCAAGCGCGAATTCATGCCGCACGCGATCGATCCGCCGACGCTGACGCTGATGCGCGGGATCAAGGCGGTGTTCGACCCGGCCGGCATCCTCAATCCCGGCAAGCTGCTGCCGCGCCGCGATCCGCCCTCGACCCGCTCTGAACACCCGGGCGCCTAAGCCGCGCACGCGGCTGACGATGGTTAACCACGAGCTTTGCCCTTGGACCCAGGCTGCAGAAGCCGCGCACGCGACTGCCATGGCAAACCACGAGCCTTGCCCTTCCCGCCCCGCCCCTCGGCAAGCCCTGAGTCGCCACGCTGGCGAAGCCGCGGCGGCCAAGGTTGACGAACCACGAACGTCGCGCCTCCGCCAAGTGCCATACACCCTCGGCACCGGCACCGCATTGCGTTATCGTGGAAGCAGTAGGCAGGGGAAGTAAGGCCATGGCGATCCGCCAGGTCGTTTGCATGAAATGGGGCGACAAGTTCGCCGCGAACGACGTCAATAGGCTGCATCGCATGGTGCGCAACCACGTGGCTGGCGAGCTGCGGATGGTGTGCTTCACCGACGACGCGCGCGGCATCGATGCGGCGGTGGAATGCCGCCCCCTGCCGGCCGTGCCCGTGGTCGGCGACCGCAGCGATCGCGGCTGGCGCAAGCTCGGCCTGTTCGGGCCGGAACCGGCCGCGCTGCTGCAGGGCGACGTGCTCTACCTCGACCTCGACATCGCGGTCGCGCAACCGCTGGATCCGTTCTTCGACTGCCCCGGCGAGTTCCTGATCATCAAGGACTTCAAGCCGCTGCGTTACCGCCACCGCTTCAGCGGCAATTCCTCGGTGGTGCGCTTCCGCGCCGGCGCGCACCAGGGGCTGGTCGCCGAGCTGCAGCAGCGCGGCGCGCGCATCCGCGACGATTTCCGCGACGAACAGGAATTCGTCTCGGACTACATGCGCCGCCACGGCGTGCTGCGCTACTGGCCCGCGGGCTGGTGCGCCAGCTTCAAGCACGACTGCGTGCGGCCGCTGCCGCTGGGGCTGTGGCAGCCACCGCGGCTGCCGGACGGCACCAAGGTGGTGGTGTTCCATGGCCGCCCCAAGCCGGACGAGGCGATCGCCGGGATCGGCTCGAAGTGGTATCGGCCACTGCTGCCGGCGCCGTGGCTGCGCCGCTATCTCGACTGACCCCCGCGCGACCGCCGCGCAACGGCATCCCGCGACAACGCCCCACTGCCTGCTGACCGGTTGCGACGCCGGTGGGCGAAATGTCGTGGCGCCGACGGTATCCTGCGCGCCCGCCTTCCATTCGCCGCGCATGTCCGCCCGATTCCGTCCGCTGCCGCTGCTCGCCACGTTCGTCCTGACCGCCCTGCTCGGCGCCTGCGCCAGTGGCGGCACCACGCCCGCGCCCGAGGCCATCGCGCCCAAGCCGGTGCCGGCGCCGGTGAAGCCGGTCCGCATCGGCATCGCCCTCGGTGGCGGCGCAGCCAAGGGCTTCGCCCACATCGGCGTGATCAAGATGCTGGAAGCCAACGGCATCACCCCGGACGTGGTATCCGGCACCAGCGCCGGCAGCGTGGTCGGCGCGCTGTACGCCAGCGGGATGGATGCGTTCCAGATGCAGAAGACCGCGTTCGGCCTGGACGAAGCGCAGATCCGCGACGTCAGCCTGTTCTCCGGCGGGGTGGTGAAGGGCCAGAAGCTGCAGGACTACGTCAACCAGCTCGTCGCCAACCGTCCGATCGAACGCATGAAGAAGCCGTTCGCCGCGGTCGCGACGCAGCTGGAAACCGGCGAGCGCACCGTGTTCGTGCGCGGCAACACCGGCCAGGCCGTGCGCGCGTCGAGCAGCATCCCCGGCGTGTTCGAGCCGGTGACGATCGGGCCGAAGCATTACGTCGACGGCGGCGTGGTCAGCCCGGTGCCGGTCGATGCCGCGCGCCAGCTCGGCGCCGATTTCGTCATCGCCATCGACATCTCGACCAAGGCCAGCGGCAAGAATCCCGGCAGCCTGCTCGGCACGGTGAACCAGTCGATCACGATCATGGGCCAGAAGCTCGGCCAGCAGGAGTTGGCGCGCGCCAACATCGTCATCCGTCCGCAGGTCCACGACATCGGCCCGGCCGACTTCGAACAGCGCAACGACGCGATCCTCGAAGGCGAGCGCGCCACGCTCGCGGCGATGCCGCAGATCCGCGCGCAACTGGCCAAACTGCGCGCCGAGCGCATCGCCGCCGCGCAGCCGCGCGAACCGGTGAAGGCGCCGGAACCGTGCAAGCCGGGCCGCCTGGGCGGCCTGTTCGGGAACAAGTGCGACGGGAATTCCGGCAAGGATTGAATGGCATCCGTGACTGCGACCGCGACTGTCGCAGTGACCATGCGCAAATCCGGGTACCGGATGTCATCCCGAGCGACGCGCGGGATCTGCTGTCAATTCGCAGTGCGCAACCCGCAGGAAAGCAGATCCCGCGCCACGCTCGGGATGACCGCATTTTTCTCCCGACTGGATCAGCCTGACTCGGGATCGGTCCGAGCCAGGATCGCCCCGCCTCAGGCGAAGTGCACGAACCCCGCACTCGGCGCGATCCATTCGCTGCCGTCCGCGCGCAGGGCACGCACGCCCTGCCCGGCCACGATGCGACCGACGCGCGTGATCGGCGTCGCCGATTCGGCGGCGATGCGATCGATCGCTTCCCGCGCCTCGGCGGGAGCGGTGAAGCATAGTTCGTAATCGTCGCCACCGGTCGCCTGGATCGCCTGGCGGCGTTGCGTCTCGAAGGCGGCGAGCAGTTCGGGCAAGGCCGGCAAGCCCTCGAGCGCGACTTCCGCAGCCACGCCGCTCGCATCGCAGACGTGCCGCAGGTCGGCGAGCAGGCCGTCGGAGACGTCGATGCACGCATGCGCCACGTCGACGATGCGTGCGCCAACCGCCACGCGCGGCGTCGGCCGGTCCAGGCGCGCGCGCAGCACCGGATCGACGATGGCGCCCGCGCGCCATTGCGTCAGCGCACCGGTGGCCTCGCCGAGCGTCCCGGTCACCCACACGTCATCGCCCACCTGCGCCCCACCGCGGCGCAGCGCGCGCCCGGGTGCGATGAAGCCGTGCACGGCGACGCTTACCGACAGCGGCCCGCGCGTGGTGTCGCCGCCGATCAGGGCGACGCGGTGCTGCGCGGCGAGTGCGAGGAAGCCGTCGAGGAACGCGCCGACCCAGTCGGGATCGCCCGTCGGCAGCGACAGCGACAGCGTGCACCACGCCGGCTCGGCGCCCATCGCGGCGAGGTCGGAGAGGTTCACCGCCAGCGCCTTCCAGCCGATGTCGGCCGGCGCGGTGTTATCGGGGAAATGGATGCCGCGGTTGAGCGTGTCCGCCGCGATGACCAGCTGCTTGCCGACCGGCACCTGCACGATCGCCGCATCGTCGCCGATGCCAAGGACCACGTCCTCGCGCGTCGCCACGCGACGGCGGATCAGCTCGATCAGGTCGAATTCCGCGGCGCGCGGCGGGTCGCTCACCAGGCCTCCGGGCGCCGTCGACGCCGGCACGTCAGCGCGTGCGTCCGGCCTGGAATTCCACGGCGCGCCATTCCGCCGCCGCGTGGTCGAGCACGCCGTTGACGTAGGTGTGGCCGTGTTCGGAACCGAAGCGCTTGGCGGTCTCGATCGCTTCGTTGATCACCACCCGGTACGGCACGTCGCGGCGCTGGCGCAGCTCGTAGGCGGCGATGCGCAGCACCGCGCGCTCGATCGGATCGACCTGTTCGATGTCGCGGTCGAGGAACGGCGCGAGCGCCACGTCGAGTTCTTCGCAGTGCTTGTCGACGCCGTGCACGAGATCCTCGAAGTATTCGAGGTCGGCGACTTCGTGCGCCTGTTCGTGGGCGAACTGCGCGACCACTTCGCGCGCGCTCGCGCCCGACAGCTGCCAGGCGTACACGGCCTGCAGCGCGCGGCGGCGCGCACGCGAGCGGGCTACGGGATCAATGCCATCTTTGCGGACGTTTCTGTTCATGCTTGCGATCCCGTAGCGGGCCATGGATGGCCCGCGCGCCGCGCGGCGGAGCCGTGCGGCGGAGTCGAGTCCGGACCTGTGCCGGACTCGACGCGCGAATGTTGGGCAGGATGCCCAATCATTCGCAACGATATGCCATCGATGCCATCGGAACGGCGACGGTTCATGCAAGTTGCTCCATCAGTTGCGCCATTTCGAGCACGACCAGCGCGCACTCCTCGCCCTTGTTGCCATGGCTGCCGCCGGCACGCGCCTGCGCGTCCTCGAAGCGATCGACGGCGAGCACGCCGTTGGCTACCGGGATGCCGTGGTCGAGCGACACGCGCATCAGGCCGTCGGAACAGCCGTCGGCGACCTGCTCGTAATGGCGCGTGTCGCCGCGCACCACGCAGCCCAGCGCGACGATCGCCGCGTGCGCGCCCTTGCTCGCCAGCGTGCGGGCGGCCAGCGGCAGCTCCCACGCGCCCGGCACGCGGATCACGTCCACGGCAGCTTCGTCGACACCGTGGTCGGCGAAGGTGCGGCGGGCGCCGGCGACCAGCGCATCGGTGATGCGCGGGTTCCAACGGCTGGCAATGATCGCGAAGCGGGCGCCGGGGGCGGCGCGCATGTCGCCTTCGTAGTGGGGCATGGGGCGGAAGTCTCGAAGGGGGGCGCAGTTTACCGCGTCGCCGCGACCGGGGCCGCGGCGGCGAGGGTCGTCAGTGCGGCAGTTCCACGTATTCGGCCACTTCCAGGCCGAAGCCGGCCAGGCCGATCTGCTTGCGCGGCGTACCCAGCACGCGTAGGCGGCCGAGGCCGAGGTCGGCCAGGATCTGCGCGCCGGCGCCGTTGCGGCGCCATTCGGCCAGCGCGTGGCCGCGGCTGGGGCGGGCGTCGTGCGCGGTCGGATCGGCATCGGGCTGTGCGCGCACCCGTGCCAGCAACGCGTCGGCATCGGCGTGGTCGCCGAGCAGGACCAGGGCGCCGCGGCCTTCGGCGGCGATGGCCGCGAGCACGTCGCCGACCGCGGGGCCGAAGTCGGCACGGCGCCAATGCAGCGCGTCGGCCAGCGGGTTCTGCACGTGCACGCGCACCAGCGTCGGTTCGGCCGGATCGATCTCGCCGCGCACCAGGGCGAAATGCAGCGCGCGGCTGAGGCGATCGCGGTAGCTCACCAGGCGGAACGCGCCATGCTCGGTGTCGATCTCGCGTTCGTCGACGCGCTCGATGGTGTGTTCGGTGGCGAGGCGGTAGCGGATCAGGTCCTCGATCGAACCCATCTTCAGGCCGTGTTCGCGGGCGAACACTTCCAGTTCGGGGCGACGCGCCATCGAACCGTCGGGGTTGAGGATCTCCACCAGCACGCCGGTGGGCTCCATGCCGGCGAGCAGGGCGAGGTCGCTCGCCGCTTCGGTGTGGCCGGCGCGGTTGAGCACGCCACCGGGCTGCGCCATCAGCGGAAAGATGTGGCCGGGCTGGCTCAGGTCGGCGGCGCTCGCGTCCGGACGCACCGCGGTGCGCACGGTATGCGCGCGGTCGTAGGCGGAGATGCCGGTGGTCACGCCTTCGGCCGCTTCGATCGAGACGGTGAAGTTGGTGTGGTGCGGCGAGGTGTTGTCGCGCACCATCGGCGGCAGGCCGAGCTGGCGGCAACGCTCGCGCGTCAGCGACAGGCACACCAGGCCGCGCGCGTGGGTGACCATGAAATTGATGTCCTGCGGGCGCACGAGTTCGGCGGCCATGATCAGGTCGCCTTCGTTCTCGCGGTCCTCGTCGTCGACGATCACGACCATGCGGCCGGCGCGGATTTCCTCGAGCAGTTCGGGGATCGGGGAAAAACTCATGCCTGCGGCTCCTGGCTGCGTTCACCCAGCAGGCGTTCGACGTAACGCGCGACCAGGTCGATTTCGAGATTGACCGCATCGCCGGCCTGCGTCTGCGCGAAGGCGGTGTGCGTGACGGTGTGCGGGATCAGCGCGACCTCGAAGCCTTCGCCATCGACTGCGTTGACGGTGAGGCTGACGCCGTCGACGCAGATCGAGCCCTTCTTCGCGATGTACTTCAGCAGCGCGACCGGCGCGGCGAAACGCCAACGTTGCGCACGCGCGTCCTCGGCGATCGACAGCACGCGACCGACGCCGTCGACGTGGCCGCTGACCAGATGGCCGCCGAGGCGATCGGTCGGGCGCATCGCGCGTTCGAGGTTCACCGGCGCGGCGAGCTGCAGGTTGCCGAGCGTGGTGAGCGCGAGCGTCTCGTTGGAGGCGTCGGCGACGAACGAGGCCGCGTCGAACTCGACCACGGTGAGGCAGACGCCATTCACCGCGATGCTTTCGCCGAGCTGCACCGCGTCGAATGGCAACGAACCGACGTCGACGCGCAGGCGCACGTCACCGCCGCGCGGTTCGAGCGCCGCGATGC
It encodes:
- the ribB gene encoding 3,4-dihydroxy-2-butanone-4-phosphate synthase, whose product is MSFSPIPELLEEIRAGRMVVIVDDEDRENEGDLIMAAELVRPQDINFMVTHARGLVCLSLTRERCRQLGLPPMVRDNTSPHHTNFTVSIEAAEGVTTGISAYDRAHTVRTAVRPDASAADLSQPGHIFPLMAQPGGVLNRAGHTEAASDLALLAGMEPTGVLVEILNPDGSMARRPELEVFAREHGLKMGSIEDLIRYRLATEHTIERVDEREIDTEHGAFRLVSYRDRLSRALHFALVRGEIDPAEPTLVRVHVQNPLADALHWRRADFGPAVGDVLAAIAAEGRGALVLLGDHADADALLARVRAQPDADPTAHDARPSRGHALAEWRRNGAGAQILADLGLGRLRVLGTPRKQIGLAGFGLEVAEYVELPH
- the ribH gene encoding 6,7-dimethyl-8-ribityllumazine synthase; translation: MPHYEGDMRAAPGARFAIIASRWNPRITDALVAGARRTFADHGVDEAAVDVIRVPGAWELPLAARTLASKGAHAAIVALGCVVRGDTRHYEQVADGCSDGLMRVSLDHGIPVANGVLAVDRFEDAQARAGGSHGNKGEECALVVLEMAQLMEQLA
- the nusB gene encoding transcription antitermination factor NusB codes for the protein MNRNVRKDGIDPVARSRARRRALQAVYAWQLSGASAREVVAQFAHEQAHEVADLEYFEDLVHGVDKHCEELDVALAPFLDRDIEQVDPIERAVLRIAAYELRQRRDVPYRVVINEAIETAKRFGSEHGHTYVNGVLDHAAAEWRAVEFQAGRTR
- a CDS encoding riboflavin synthase — encoded protein: MFTGIIEGVGRIAALEPRGGDVRLRVDVGSLPFDAVQLGESIAVNGVCLTVVEFDAASFVADASNETLALTTLGNLQLAAPVNLERAMRPTDRLGGHLVSGHVDGVGRVLSIAEDARAQRWRFAAPVALLKYIAKKGSICVDGVSLTVNAVDGEGFEVALIPHTVTHTAFAQTQAGDAVNLEIDLVARYVERLLGERSQEPQA